A stretch of the Leopardus geoffroyi isolate Oge1 chromosome B2, O.geoffroyi_Oge1_pat1.0, whole genome shotgun sequence genome encodes the following:
- the GCM1 gene encoding chorion-specific transcription factor GCMa codes for MEPEDFDSEEKEMLSWDINDMKLPQNVKKTDWFQEWPDSYEKHIYSSEDRNAQRHLSSWAMRNTNNHNSRILKKSCLGVVVCSRDCSAEEGRKIYLRPAICDKARQKQQRKRCPNCDGPLKLIPCRGHGGFPVTNFWRHDGRFIFFQSKGEHDHPKPETKLEAEARRTMKRAQTASSSVSLKLKGSPETKSLPGETQSWGSLPLTWSIQEGIQLPGSYGGRLIANTPRQKSLNDSLFFSKSYCLGGTTDLVDPASTLGPTKLYEKCKLSSSWIYNGGDLLHPVSGVFSDYDDRQTWNKNTALGRNSLNDNRCPNYPFALTSWPYDFSPSQNSSEPFSQQIPVEPPAAESSCHPLWPNPGGDLYEEKVHVDFNSCYPSTTCHSRQEDPFLLTYPPHPHHQYSLTGKSSEWDFNEEMRGMGLDHYNNEMLLNLCPLR; via the exons AACGTGAAAAAGACCGACTGGTTCCAGGAGTGGCCAGATTCCTACGAGAAGCACATCTACAGCTCAGAGGACAGGAATGCGCAGCGGCACCTGAGCAGCTGGGCCATGCGCAACACCAACAACCACAACTCGCGCATCCTCAAGAAGTCCTGCCTGGGCGTGGTGGTGTGCAGCCGTGACTGCTCCGCCGAGGAGGGGCGCAAGATCTACCTGAGACCGGCCATCTGCGACAAAGCCCGGCAGAAGCAGCAGA GGAAACGCTGTCCCAACTGCGATGGGCCTCTCAAGCTGATTCCTTGCCGAGGCCATGGGGGCTTCCCGGTCACCAACTTCTGGAGGCACGATGGACGCTTCATATTTTTCCAG TCAAAGGGAGAACACGATCATCCCAAGCCAGAAACCAAGTTGGAAGCTGAGGCAAGAAGAACAATGAAGAGGGCACAGACGGcatcctcctctgtctccttaaAGCTGAAGGGGAGCCCAGAGACAAAG TCTCTTCCAGGTGAAACACAAAGTTGGGGAAGTTTACCTTTAACTTGGTCTATCCAGGAAGGCATCCAATTGCCTGGTAGTTACGGTGGACGTTTAATAGCTAACACTCCCCGGCAGAAGTCACTCAATGATTCCTTATTCTTCTCCAAGAGTTATTGTTTGGGGGGAACCACTGATCTGGTAGACCCTGCTTCTACCTTGGGCCCCACTAAACTctatgagaaatgcaaattgtccAGTAGTTGGATTTATAATGGTGGGGACCTGCTTCATCCTGTTTCTGGAGTCTTCTCTGACTACGATGATCGGCAAACGTGGAATAAAAACACTGCTTTGGGGAGAAATTCTCTTAATGACAATCGTTGTCCCAATTATCCTTTTGCTTTGACCAGCTGGCCTTATGATTTCTCCCCTTCTCAGAACTCTTCAGAACCCTTTTCCCAGCAGATTCCCGTGGAACCACCTGCAGCCGAAAGTAGCTGTCACCCACTATGGCCAAATCCAGGGGGTGATCTTTACGAAGAGAAGGTGCATGTGGATTTTAACAGCTGCTACCCTTCCACCACATGCCACTCACGTCAGGAAGACCCCTTTCTCCTCacctatcccccccacccccaccatcaatATTCATTGACAGGCAAGAGCAGCGAGTGGgattttaatgaagaaatgagGGGCATGGGTTTGGATCACTACAACAATGAGATGCTTCTAAACCTCTGTCCTTTAAGATGA